The Arachis ipaensis cultivar K30076 chromosome B05, Araip1.1, whole genome shotgun sequence nucleotide sequence CATAAGATACAAAGCTGCCCCTTCTATGCAGCTATAATGCATTAACACCTCAAAAAAATAACCTCAACActgtcaaaaaataaaaaatctagaaACATGATAAGTTAATTAATTCACCAAAGAGTGAGTGCTCTCCTCATGTTCAAGATCTGGGAGATCAGCACTATGGGAGAACTTCAACCACCTCTTTTTCTCTACATATTTGATACAAGGCTGCAAGACAAGGCCAATTGACACAGCAATGAGGCTTACAACCATTACTTTGAGGGTGGAGAAATACAACACGACACAGATCAATGCGGTCGGAGGGATGCACATTAGGATCGCCCCGGCTGCTCCTCCTGGCACCTTGTAAGGCCGAGACGCATTGGGGTGCTTGATCTTCAACAATATGAATGCAATAAACTCCAAAATCATTCCGAAACAGTACAGGAAGTTTTCTGCCGCTACGATCTCTTGAAAGCTCATCCATGACAGTAGAATTACACCAGAGGCAGAGAAAAGTATACCTACAAGAGGGGTTCCATGACGAGATCTCTTGCTGAAGAACTCGGGCAACATTCCTCTCTCGGCCATCCCTAGAAGCTGGAAAGAGTCGCTGCTCATTTCAGCAACAAACATTCCCATATTTGACATCGCGGCAGCAGCCTGAAGCCACCATCTCAACCATGCTCCTCCAAGAATCATAGCAATATCCGAGAAGTAACCATCAGTCCACAACTCTCGATTAAGGGGAACAGCGCCAGTGCCAATCAGAAGTGGGAAGAAATACCCCAGAACCACTAGGATCAATGCCAAAAACAAAGCTTTTGGAAGAGTTTTCTTAGGATTCTCAACTTCCCCAGAAAGAGTACTTATAGAATCCCAGTAATTGAGATTCCAGAACAAAGTATTCAAATACAAATTCCAATCAACATCTTTAGTGTTTACCACAGTCCATCTCGAAGGTTTCAAGTCCGGAATTGCCAAAAACCCCATAACCACAAAAGGGAGGAGCGAGAAAACCCCTAAAAAAACAGCAACATATCCTACAATTGTTAAACCCCTGTAGTTCAAGAAAGTGAGAACAATTGTCAAACCCCAAGTTGCAAGGATTCTAGGTAATCCACCCCCTAATGCAGGGACTCCAGATTTCAGATAATCAAGAAACAGAACAGGATATAAAGCATTGTCTATCACACCACTCAGCCACTTCATCCAACCCTGCTGAAACCCCCAAAAGGGACCCAGTGCAGTCGAGACCCAAACGACATACCCGCTGTTTTCGGGGAACATTGTGCCCATCTCAGCAGTGATCAAAGCTTCAGGGATGCTCCATATGAATGGGAAAACGACGAAACCAAGAAGCGCTAAGAGTGGACCTGCTGCATGAACAGTGTCCTCAACACCAAAGGGACCACCTGAAACCTCATAGAAGATTAGGAATACAAGAGGGAGCATTGAAACTTTCTTCATGGTGTGAGTTCTCCTTGGGGAAGGTAAATCTACAACGGTGACATACTCAACATTGCTGTTGAACTctcccattcttgaagcttgtctAGTAGTAGCTGCAGCCCTCAATTTCTGCACTCAGAAAAAGTCAAGAAGGTTGTTTTTTCTCAATTTAAGAAAcatcaaaagcaaaagcaattaaACTAAAAAAGAATAGAGATATCTTTTATTTTAGATCACACGGTTTCAACTTTCTTTCATTTTGGCGCAAAAAGAATGCAACTTTGGAAATTTCACCAGCAAAATTTCGCATATTCATTCACAGAAACAACAACCAGATAATAAAATTCAAGGAAGTTCGATCAACCCACAAAAGAAAGGAGATCTCGGACATAGATCTAAGTTGACCACTGGGTAATTAGAACAAGCTATTCACTTATAGCAACAAAAAAATCAACGAAGAACAACTTAAAAACTAAGCAGAAACTGTGACTCAAGAAAACAGAGTCGTCGATATAACAAAACAAGgacattgaaaaagaagaaaatcgaGAGGCAGAATTGAAAAAACGAACCATGAATGATTGACATATTCTTTCAGGGTTGAGAAGATAGCAGCATCATCCATTGTGGATTGCGATGAACACTACGGTGTGCGCGGTGTGATTTCCGTTAAAAAAATGGCTGCTTCTTCACACCGAGCGCAGAACGGAAAGAGAATAAAAGGTGAAGAACAAAACCTGAAGAACACCGTGGCACGTGCATAAAAGTTTCGGTTTTTTAATGCAAACACGTGCAACAAGCAAGGGTTTTTCATGTGTTCCCAATTCCCAACCAAAATTCCTCATCAAGTTTGGTAACTAAATTATGCTTAGAGATTTTGTTGTCCACTAAATTATTCATTAACTAAGCCAACAATTATTCATGTGGTTCTGCAAATCAGTATTATTTGTGTGATTTGGATTTCTGAACAATGAATGAATGCATGTGCAAATAgaagttttcttttattttttgggtACATATATAATTTTGGAGGAGTTTCAAGTGTACCGGAAACATTAGTcaccgttgatctgaattataaaaaatatatataatatacattaattaaaatcaacgttAAAATAATTAGAACATCGATATTCCCaatatacttaaaattttttctatAACTTTTTAGTAAAAATTTTATCCACTTCACATGAATAAATCTTATGGTAATTGTAAATGCTCatccttaaataaaaaaaaaaatattatattctttgtcaattaaataaattatcactctttatttattatattttatattaataatttaaatttaaaatttaaaatttagaatttaaagtttttttttccaAAACCANNNNNNNNNNNNNNNNNNNNNNNNNNNNNNNNNNNNNNNNNNNNNNNNNNNNNNNNNNNNNNNNNNNNNNNNNNNNNNNNNNNNNNNNNNNNNNNNNNNNNNNNNNNNNNNNNNNNNNNNNNNNNNNNNNNNNNNNNNNNNNNNNNNNNNNNNNNNNNNNNNNNNNNNNNNNNNNNNNNNNNNNNNNNNNNNNNNNNNNNNNNNNNNNNNNNNNNNNNNNNNNNNNNNNNNNNNNNNNNNNNNNNNNNNNNNNNNNNNNNNNNNNNNNNNNNNNNNNNNNNNNNNNNNNNNNNNNNNNNNNNNNNNNNNNNNNNNNNNNNNNNNNNNNNNNNNNNNNNNNNNNNNNNNNNNNNNNNNNNNNNNNNNNNNNNNNNNNNNNNNNNNNNNNNNNNNNNNNNNNNNNNNNNNNNNNNNNNNNNNNNNNNNNNNNNNNNNNNNNNNNNNNNNNNNNNNNNNNNNNNNNNNNNNNNNNNNNNNNNNNNNNNNNNNNNNNNNNNNNNNNNNNNNNNNNNNNNNNNNNNNNNNNNNNNNNNNNNNNNNNNNNNNNNNNNNNNNNNNNNNNNNNNNNNNNNNNNNNNNNNNNNNNNNNNNNNNNNNNNNNNNNNNNNNNNNNNNNNNNNNNNNNNNNNNNNNNNNNNNNNNNNNNNNNNNNNNNNNNNNNNNNNNNNNNNNNNNNNNNNNNNNNNNNNNNNNNNNNNNNNNNNNNNNNNNNNNNNNNNNNNNNNTAAATTTTAGACTTTAATTCCCAAATTTAAAACCCtaaattttaaactctaaatcctaaactctcaaaaaaaaatttaagataattaattaagaataaaatttaactaatattaactaattaaaaattaatattctaTAATTATTCTTTTACTTATTATTATTTACGGTATCATTTTTCTAAGAATGGATAAAGTTTAAatcttggttttttttttcttttgcactgAAGATGACCTTTATCATTTATCTTTCTATGCCTACCTCtcatttctttttttctatttggtcctgttaatatttatttttttcattaatatCACCATCTCAAATATCGGCTGCATCCACAACTACGTCATTTTACCACGTGGTTCATTTTATTACTGACAAAAGATACTTACTATATCTTTCTGTAACAAATTTAAAGTGGTTTTAAATAACAGTAATAATAATCATCGTCAAAATCAAAATGTCAAATATTTTTCTATCTATAATAATAACTTTGACATAGACACAAGTATttaatttggtatggaaaaactTAAACTGTGGACCACATATAATTTAGGATTTAGTTAATATAAGAGCTGTTTAANNNNNNNNNNNNNNNNNNNNNNNNNNNNNNNNNNNNNNNNNNNNNNNNNNNNNNNNNNNNNNNNNNNNNNNNNNNNNNNNNNNNNNNNNNNNNNNNNNNNNNNNNNNNNNNNNNNNNNNNNatttattatataaataaaattttaaatattaaaaataatgcaCCTTTTAagtgataaaataaaattttatttgttttttgttttatcaactttttattttaatagattttttcttccttttgacATGTCCCATGGGTTGTACCTTGTCCAATGCAAATTAAAGAAAACTTCCATAAACTCTACTGATTCAATCCAGAATGAATGTTAAGAAAATAAACAATTATGTGCATTCATATAAAGTTCATATTTTATATTTAGGCATTTTAaagtataaaaaaatatctttagacatttaaaataaaatatatatttttttaggacaattcacttaaataaaataagtagAGATCAATTTTATTAGATTGCAACTTTTTAAACTCCAAAACGCAATTGAAACTTTTCACTAATTTATAGAAACCGTTACTGACAGTAACAGATTAGAAGAttacgtaaaccgctactggcagctACGATTTACATGAAACACTGGAATAAGCAGAAATTGTTATAGGCAGCAGCGATTTCTGTATAAGTGGAGTTGCTCATAAACCGCTACAGacagtagcggtttatgtgttGTGGGGCTTGTTCGTAAACCGTTGGAGGCAGCCGCGATTTACGTTCAAAGGGGCTATAAATCCGTGAGAGCCAGCCGCAGATTCTTCATTTGGCGTAGAGTTTGAATAttcttagagagagaaaattctaGAAAGAGGGAGAAAAACTTTGGGATCGCGAATTCGAGTTTTCTCAGTAGTGACCTTCAATTGGACATTATGGTAGACGAACAGAGCTTGTATCGACTGAATGGCGTTGCCATTGCCGGTGCCATTGTCGATGAGGttagtttcttttttatttttctgagtattaaaatttgtaaaatatatctgttaggatttggttgaattagtcccacattacttaggatagcaaatgaagtgggtggcctaggctataaatatgaggctaagttctccatttgtttttgcaccagtcagaaacactttaagcttgtatctgatttttctttttctctgtactctttgattagagagtgttgtgaggtgtagttagatatttgctttgagagagtgtgggtgtattggggtgccggtgttagagagaaagaagtctatgtgttgtaacaattttcacatagtgatattctctggttgtcatttgacaacggccgtagttttttctccagtaattggagtttccacgttaaattcttgtgttgtgattatgtctattttatttctttgtcaaaggtgttttctcaagggagaatggtgtcttattcccaacatgtggtatcagagcttcggttcggtgggatttattcttagtatactctgtggttgcagcctagtctgaccttctacatcagaaaagaattttgtcctgtagcttgaggttgatctttggttgctgttgttattgctggaaggcagtgtgacactgtgagagtgcTGTTTGAaaaggttctggctaaggaaagacttggtatttaagtgtgtccattgtgacccacctctctttcctggggacccttcctagtgcacggttgagttatactattccagtatacggtTGCAACTATGTCATgatattcaagtgctgtgaagcttgaaaaagaaaaatttgatggaagaatcaattttggcttgtggcaaatacaagtcaaggatgtgttgatacaatcaggtttgcacaaggcgttgaaggagaagatctctggttgctctctctatgagagaagatgacgttctctagaagacaagaagtatcctcatggtattaccgcactgccatggataaggataagttgtggcaatcgggtccacaattgcacacgggcattggttggcgttgagatgcaaggtgtgtgACGGAGTTATgtcgatggctgaagaacttccaggaaaagccaatttggaagttgcaccatgaattttcagcaaggtttcgatctgtaccaaggcgaaatgcttgagtggtctaattccaagtgagtatactttcatggtggagtatgatagttctctgaactatgattgtcggtatagacaatggcagtaaagaattgtcggtgttgacaatggaagctgaagatgtgtgactatttcaatcaaggtggagattgttaggatttggttgaattagtcccacattacttaggatagcaaatggagtgggtggcctaggctataaatatgtggctaagttctccatttgtttttgcaccagtcagaaacactttaagcttgtatctgatttttcttttcctctgtactctttgattagagagtgttgtgaggtgtagttagatatttgctttgagagagtgtgggtgtactggggtgccggtgttatagagaaagaagtctatgtgttgtaacaattttcacatagtgatattctctggttgtcatttgacaacggctgtggttttttctccagtaattggagtttccacgttaaattcttgtgttgtgattgtgtctattttatttctttgtcaaaggtgttttctcaagaGGGAATGGTGTCTTATTCACAACAAGATCCCAGTTGTGCCTCTGCCGTCGGACCCCAAACAACAAACAATTATGCAAGCTGTAGATATGTCGACTTCACCAACGAAGTGACTGGTAGACTCCTGGTGTCCTTCAAAACAGAGTTGACACACTCAGATATGTTGGTCGTCATGTGGCCATATCGTTTGCCGCCATCCTTGTTCTGTATCCACCTCCCGTACTCCATTCTATTTGCCCAATCACACTTGGTcggattttcagttctcataatATCAAACCAATACTCAAACTTGGCCTTCGTCTTCGCATAAGCAGCATTCACCAGTAGCCTCCTTGCATCCCACCCCTTGAAGTTGAGAGCAAAATTGGCGGCAACATGACGAATGTAAATGCCCGATAAGCATGAGGAAGTAGCCAACCACTATTAGGTGCCTCTAGTGCAGCCTTGATGCCATTGTACCTGTCAGATATCACCAGAATACTTGGTTGTGGGGTCACATGTCTTCTCAGGTTAGTCAGGACGTATGCCCAATACTCTGCATTTTCTCCTTCCACAAGTGCAAACACAATGAACAAGATATTCGAGTTTCCGTCTTGAGCAATAGCCAGTAGCAAAGTCCCTCCATACTTGCCATATAAGTGCGTACCGTCGATACTGACTAGCGGTTTGCAGTGTCGGAAAGCCTCAATACAAGGAGAAAATGTCCAGAAAAGACGTTGAAAGTAGACAGTTGATTCATCAACCTGATCACCCACTCTAACCGGAAAGGTCTTCAACAGAGCAATCGTACCCTCCATGGTGGATGTCACCCCAAGGATCCAATGGGGCAACTCGCCATAAGACTTCTCTCAGTCACCGTAGATCTGTGTTACTGCCTTCTACTTCGCCATCCAGACCTTCCTGTAACTAGGCCTGAAACCATAGGTTGCCTCAGTTGCTTCCTACAACACCTTTATCGTAACCGATGCATCAGCTCTGACCAACGGAAAGATCCTCGCACATATCACATGATAATCAAGCTGTCTGTGATCGCTCGATATCGATGTGGCCAAACCCGATGGCCCATGGGTATATGTGTATTTCTCAGAATAATCATCACTGTCCCCAACAATGTCGGCCAGCTCATCGTCCGAATCATCGTCTCGCATCGCATTTTCAACTCGATCCGATCTAGTCTCAACTTCAAAATCAGGAACACCATGAGGCACACTAGCAATACGAACCGCAACACATGGAAGATCAGGGATCAGACAAGCAGGTGCTACCACAGGCATCGATATTGAGGCACCCCCATCATCGTCGACTGAGGATTCAGCGCTGATGCCCCAGAGCTGTCGATGCCATCTTCAAACTTCGCAAACAACTCGGGTATTCTAACCTCAGGAAAACTTCGCCGATAGTGAAACCAGACCTGCATATCTTCATCGAACCCTATAACAAATGTCTCATACTTGACACAAGCTGACACAACAGCAATAGGAATCTTGTAAAACAACTTCTTTACTCACTTTGTCTCACGCACACCCAACTTCTGTAATATGATGTTTTTCTATCTCTGTCAACGTACTCGACGACCGGATAAAAAGGCTAAGCGATTCCCTATCCGTAAATTTAACACCGTGCCTTTTGCTTTTTTGAATTTTACCAGAGTAATAACTAGAGCTAGAAAACTCTCCTCACCATCCATTTGTGAAAAATAGCATTCCAGTACTACCTCAATGCATTGGAGGGATATATATAGCCAATCACCACATGCATACATCACACATAAACTGCTACTGgctgtagcggtttatgaccaaGCCAACTTGTATAGAAACCGCAGCTGCCTATAGCGGTTTTTGTTTGGGCAACATTCCACATAAGCCGcgactgccagtagcggtttacgtgctCCTCTAAACTGCTAGTGCTAGTAACTATTTCTATAGTTATATGAAAATTTGCATTTGTGTCTTGCTATTTAAAATATTGTATTTgagtaaaattcttctccaaacaatttatttaagtaaattttCATACTAATAATGTTTTCGTGTAAATTAAATATtacatgtatttatttatttatatacatGAATATATAATATGGGTTGAATTTTgtatatgttattttttattttatttttttatatttgtgtGTATTCTATAACTCAATATATCTAACATACTATAATGATTAGATCAATCTGGGTCAAATCAATTAAGTTGAGTGtaatgtaacaaaaaaaatatttaagtgtAAATAATTTTGAAATGGTTAGTTTAGAAATTTAACTTTAATATTGTGAAACTTACACACTGAGACACACAATACAATACttgtttattaattttatatcGTATAAATTATGgtggaaattcaggtgcagtcgactttacgtgaagttgatacctgagagtcgttagataatttgactgatttgactaaattttcatctaacggtttTCAGATATTAATTtcatgtgaagtcgacttcacctgagttttcaccataaattatatatataatttgatgGACGCTCACTCTCCAAGCAAAACCAGTATATTATAACTTGAGAATCTCTTAAATAGTGGTAATAAACGTGACAAACACGCACTAACTAATTAAACAGAGAAATTCGATAGAGGTTCTTTTTAATAGAAAGTAATTTAAGTGGATTTATTTGCAAGATTATGAGTCGAATCTACTCTGGTCCGTAGGACTAGGAGTCTTGCcacttaaatattaaaaaaaaaaatataataaaaattttatctgtaaattaaaaaataagttatcaataaaatataattcaaatgatataatatttttattctgGTTTAAAGATTTTGAATTCGAATAtcgtttttaatttaaaaaaaaaaaactaaagaatAGCCTAAATCCTCTTCAATcatggaaatgaaaataaaaatatagtaggAAGAAAAAAGCACATAATGAAGGAGCAAGTTGCAATATCCAAACCTCTTGGTTCTGGGAATCATTATTATCATGTGGCGCCTGATGAGTAGTTTCTTGTGGCTGTGGAGAAGAACTGTCGGCAGCAACAGTAGTCTCTTCCAGAGAGTCAACGGTGGTTCTTTCTTGCTTTGCCGCTACTCCCTCATCGTTCTTCACTTTCTCTGATTGTACCATCGTCACCATGTGGAGTTATTATAATAACTTATAAGAGAATATAAGATATTATTGTGGAAGGGTTTTAGTTTGTTTGCCTATTATATAGAATGAAACCTGAGGAATGGGGAATATTATTGGGGGAATGAAAATAACATGAGGGTGGAGTACAACTACTGCAGCTTCACCTTCAACTTCAATAATTAAAGCTCAGGGAAAATATTTTCTTATAATATTACGCggaataatataatataagacGATAAAGGGGAACAAAATAAAACGTGATTCTTAGTTTCTTACTTTCTTAAGTGCCTCTACCAAAAAGTCCCAAAAATCTTTTTACCGGATTATAACACTAgcagtttttttttaaataaaaaggaaCTAGCTAGATTCCTGTGCATAAGGGAAATAAATCTTTACCACAAGATAATCAATCAATATAAATCAAGATAAGTGAAAAAAGTCTAGAAAATCAACTATAATATAACCTAattcaataattttattttatttctaactttaaaattctaaaaattaaaatagcggggttatttattttttttttatcttttttagtaACGAATCtgtttttcaatttgttagtttTATTGATTACATTTTTAGTTGGTTCTTAACGAAACTCATATAAGTAAAATGAGACCAAATTCCTTCTTATTTAAGTAGATCAGCCACCAAATTAGATTCATGTTGAATTAAATCAATTTGTGTTGATTGAGTAATAAGTTCACTCATCCGCTTATTGGGAGTTCAAATTCTGTCTTGTATATGCAGCAATTCATTAGTCAATGACAAATTATTAAGTGAAACTTAATTTGCAATGAATTGATCATTGACCTATCGAATTAGAAGATACTAGTtgactacaaaaaaaaaaaaatttcatgttaAATTAGTGTGATTGAGATTGTCAAATCTTTTTACTTCAATTTAAAGATCTTACTAAAAATATCTATTTTAACACGACATTCTGGCAACTTCCCATGCATAATAAAAGAGTAAGCATTCAGACAGTCAATCTTAACCTTATATCTAACTTCTCCAACAAGAACCAAATCTTTTCAATTGGCAAAGATCAGAGCTTTGTCCTCAAAATTCTGTCTTTGAGCACTACATCGGAACATTCCCACAGCCACCCACCGAAACACTCAAAGGTTATTACTATTAAAGACACAACCATCACAATTTAGCATAATAAAATCGTATTTTGGACAAACCTATGAGATATATACAAGCATGAATAAGTCAAGgttaaaaaaaaagggttaaaGTCACCAAAATGAGGTGCGAAGATTCGAACACGAACTGCCACAGATGatacaaaaataacaaaatgacatgaatttttttttgacttaaatgaattaaaaaaaaaaagtgtttccATCTCTTATAATCAAACGAAAATCAACATGACAATTCTAATACATGATATTTCTTATTTTGAGCATGAATAGATTAATAAATCTAAAACCATCTTGGTgattagtaacaagattaaacACTTCCACACAATCCGCCTCACAAATAatatctcgttgacccacatcctaagctaagagatatcctctccaaatagcaaacaattctccttaaaaaatactattattctcaatcatttccaaacaccccctttgccaaCTCCGATTACAATATCTAATAACGCAAGTAAAAtc carries:
- the LOC107642412 gene encoding probable polyamine transporter At1g31830 isoform X3, whose translation is MGEFNSNVEYVTVVDLPSPRRTHTMKKVSMLPLVFLIFYEVSGGPFGVEDTVHAAGPLLALLGFVVFPFIWSIPEALITAEMGTMFPENSGYVVWVSTALGPFWGFQQGWMKWLSGVIDNALYPVLFLDYLKSGVPALGGGLPRILATWGLTIVLTFLNYRGLTIVGYVAVFLGVFSLLPFVVMGFLAIPDLKPSRWTVVNTKDVDWNLYLNTLFWNLNYWDSISTLSGEVENPKKTLPKALFLALILVVLGYFFPLLIGTGAVPLNRELWTDGYFSDIAMILGGAWLRWWLQAAAAMSNMGMFVAEMSSDSFQLLGMAERGMLPEFFSKRSRHGTPLVGILFSASGVILLSWMSFQEIVAAENFLYCFGMILEFIAFILLKIKHPNASRPYKVPGGAAGAILMCIPPTALICVVLYFSTLKVMVVSLIAVSIGLVLQPCIKYVEKKRWLKFSHSADLPDLEHEESTHSLVN
- the LOC107642412 gene encoding probable polyamine transporter At1g31830 isoform X2 — its product is MKLRAAATTRQASRMGEFNSNVEYVTVVDLPSPRRTHTMKKVSMLPLVFLIFYEVSGGPFGVEDTVHAAGPLLALLGFVVFPFIWSIPEALITAEMGTMFPENSGYVVWVSTALGPFWGFQQGWMKWLSGVIDNALYPVLFLDYLKSGVPALGGGLPRILATWGLTIVLTFLNYRGLTIVGYVAVFLGVFSLLPFVVMGFLAIPDLKPSRWTVVNTKDVDWNLYLNTLFWNLNYWDSISTLSGEVENPKKTLPKALFLALILVVLGYFFPLLIGTGAVPLNRELWTDGYFSDIAMILGGAWLRWWLQAAAAMSNMGMFVAEMSSDSFQLLGMAERGMLPEFFSKRSRHGTPLVGILFSASGVILLSWMSFQEIVAAENFLYCFGMILEFIAFILLKIKHPNASRPYKVPGGAAGAILMCIPPTALICVVLYFSTLKVMVVSLIAVSIGLVLQPCIKYVEKKRWLKFSHSADLPDLEHEESTHSLVN
- the LOC107642412 gene encoding probable polyamine transporter At1g31830 isoform X1 codes for the protein MVTMVQSEKVKNDEGVAAKQERTTVDSLEETTVAADSSSPQPQETTHQAPHDNNDSQNQEKLRAAATTRQASRMGEFNSNVEYVTVVDLPSPRRTHTMKKVSMLPLVFLIFYEVSGGPFGVEDTVHAAGPLLALLGFVVFPFIWSIPEALITAEMGTMFPENSGYVVWVSTALGPFWGFQQGWMKWLSGVIDNALYPVLFLDYLKSGVPALGGGLPRILATWGLTIVLTFLNYRGLTIVGYVAVFLGVFSLLPFVVMGFLAIPDLKPSRWTVVNTKDVDWNLYLNTLFWNLNYWDSISTLSGEVENPKKTLPKALFLALILVVLGYFFPLLIGTGAVPLNRELWTDGYFSDIAMILGGAWLRWWLQAAAAMSNMGMFVAEMSSDSFQLLGMAERGMLPEFFSKRSRHGTPLVGILFSASGVILLSWMSFQEIVAAENFLYCFGMILEFIAFILLKIKHPNASRPYKVPGGAAGAILMCIPPTALICVVLYFSTLKVMVVSLIAVSIGLVLQPCIKYVEKKRWLKFSHSADLPDLEHEESTHSLVN